Below is a window of Thermodesulfobacteriota bacterium DNA.
ATTAAACTTAAACAATTTTTTGAGGCGATAAAAAATGGATAATAAAACACAGCTACCTGATATCATGGGGCATTTTGGAGAATTCGGAGGACGCTATGTCTCTGAAACCCTTATGCCCGCTATTTTGCAGTTGGAACAGGCATATGAGGAAATCAAGGACGACCCTAAGTTCCAAGAAGAACTCGCATACTACCTTAAGGAATATGTAGGAAGGCCAACTCCTTTGTATTTCGCTCAGCGTATGACAGAGAAACTGGGCGGCGCAAAGATATATCTTAAGCGTGAGGATCTTGCTCATACAGGGGCCCATAAAATTAACAACACAATCGGTCAGGCAATACTTGCCTCTAGAATGGGAAAGAAAAAAATAATTGCTGAGACTGGAGCCGGTCAGCACGGCGTTGCAACTGCCACAGTGGCGGCACTGCTTGATATGGAGTGCGAAATATTTATGGGCATTGAAGATACCCGCAGGCAGGCACTTAATGTGCTTCGTATGAAGCTTCTTGGCGCAACAGTAAGAGAGGTAACTCAGGGCACGCAGACACTAAAAGACGCCATGAATGAAGCCATGAGAGACTGGATAACAAACGTTAGAGATACTTTTTATATTATTGGCAGTGTTGCCGGTCCGCACCCATATCCTCAGATGGTAAGAGATTTTCAATCTGTTATTGGGAAAGAGGCAAGAGAGCAAATTCTAGAAAAAGAAAACAGACTGCCGGATCTTCTAGTTGCATGTGTAGGAGGGGGCTCAAATGCTATGGGTCTTTTCTATCCATTCCTTGAGGATGAAGATGTGAAAATTACAGGAGTAGAGGCAGCTGGTGCCGGGGTTGATAAAGGAGAGCACGCGGCAACTATATCTGCCGGAAGCGTTGGGGTTTTACATGGAAGCAAAACCTATTTACTTCAGGAT
It encodes the following:
- the trpB gene encoding tryptophan synthase subunit beta; amino-acid sequence: MDNKTQLPDIMGHFGEFGGRYVSETLMPAILQLEQAYEEIKDDPKFQEELAYYLKEYVGRPTPLYFAQRMTEKLGGAKIYLKREDLAHTGAHKINNTIGQAILASRMGKKKIIAETGAGQHGVATATVAALLDMECEIFMGIEDTRRQALNVLRMKLLGATVREVTQGTQTLKDAMNEAMRDWITNVRDTFYIIGSVAGPHPYPQMVRDFQSVIGKEAREQILEKENRLPDLLVACVGGGSNAMGLFYPFLEDEDVKITGVEAAGAGVDKGEHAATISAGSVGVLHGSKTYLLQDDNGQIKGTHSIAAGLDYPGVGPEHSYLNDIGRVNYTNVTDGEALEGFQFISEVEGIIPALETSHAVAYAMKTAPQMPKDSIMIICLSGRGDKDINTIAELMESDSSQ